ATCATCGGGGTAGTCTGACTTGAGGTAATAACCAGCGTCCGAAAGAAAAGAAGGTGATATTTGTATTGTTTTGAATTTCCATAgtaaaatctttgaaatttaaattgtttataaagCATTTTTCCATGATTTGCCTTGAACAGATTATTAATCTTACCCTCGTTTCTATTTGTTTTCTCCATCATTGTATACTTTTCAGTGCTAGGTTGTAATAGGCGATGtaattctttttaaaatttctcaAGCCAAATAGAAATGCTAGAAAAATCCTATCTTCATGTTATTGCAGTTCATAACTGAGCCGATTGTAttctccaaaaattcttcttttccGTTTATATCATACACCCAACATTGTCTTTTTGTTCTGTTGCATTGAAGTGCTAAAACAAGAAGTGATACATCCTCGTCTGAACTACTCATTTTTGGTTTGAGTTAAAAGGGTGCTAGTTAGCCAAAGTTTAACgggctaaaaaaaacaaatgtattATTTCGGGGTCTTCAGTGTTTCCGAGATGTCGGCGCCAAATGAAACGGTGCTGAAGGCATACCGAATGTCGCGCGCTTAATGAAACGCGGCTATTGAGAAAAGAATGAGCTTCTGGGAAATCCAGAAAGAAACTAAAACATATTGCCAGAAACATGACCACTATATGTAACCTATTCGCCAGTTATAAAATGAGAAATGTTCGAGAAATCGTTGCGAATCCTGTATCCCGAATCCAGGGGGATGGTTTGATACCCCGTACTTTCTACTATAATGAGATCAGGGGAAGagatctcttttggtgacaggtcccctGACAGGCCGAtcaaagaaaatgcattcaatgcacgcaatgtttttaaaaatgaaaattatcgtGTTGAATTCAAAGCCTCAGAGAAATATTATGGCATTCACCTCTGTCGCCGAGGCAGGACGGGCCGTGGTCCTATTGAAAACTGAGCAAGGATTCTTGACTCATGGAAATCAGTCCCAGCGAAACAAATGCGAGTTTTCatactaaatattggtaccttcACTAGAAAACCGATGGAACTCGTAAAAACCCATCGGAAAAAGCACTTTGAAAGTCGATagtttggtgccaaaagctgcgacatagaacgcgaacgtagTGAgagtggctataaacttctctattttggtagcccccaCACACAATATAGTGTGGGCATCCCtatctctgagggtttccggggtgccattaaagaagtcgggcgatttgatgatcggttgatgaagctcaccactatatcagctgatcgcacgatTCACTCACTTCACTCACCGCATACACACCACACAGGATGACCTCATACAGAGAAAAACACTTCTGGTAATTCTCTATACGAAAGCCTGTAgtgtgcctgctgatgattccatttccatttcggGCGATCTTAATGGTAATGTGGGTGTAAAGTTAcacggcaacaggtgccatagAAAGAAAGGGTTTGCAGTAAGCAATGAGGGTGGCTTATAGTGGATTTTGCGGATACTCCCTACCTTGTACCTGTTAATAAATAGTTTAAGAATTGttccatcttcctacatttcataatgggaatagtaaaacgcaaatcgacaatATCCTGACAAGAAGCCAACATTTTATCATTGTCACTAActacaaagccgttccctatgagaacatcgcacctcaatagcgaccgttgattgccctcTTGCGAATTAGACCAGCCAAGAACCTGCGTGAGGAATGAACTGGCATTGATTGATGGCGATTTCCTACATATAAATGGGTTACTGGCCTAAACATAAACGTATGTAGCGTTCCCGACGTTGAAAAAGTTAACCGAATTTAGCGAAATCCAAAATCCAGCTGaatccaaacatttttttcacgttCATTCTATGCATTCGCTATCTATACTTACACTTCCAAAATATTTATCAAGAAGCTCCACATATCGATGAATAACTTCCAAAGTCAACAACTCATTGTCGTTCTGCTCGATTGCACAGCAAAAGTACAAACTTGCATATCTGGAATGCAATGATAATGTTAACTATCCAAGCAAATACACGTTGCCTAGTGAGGTTATACCTTTTATACACAATTTTACAATCTTTCCATTCCAGAAATGAACACATTTTCGGCTTCCTCGCCAATATTGTTGTGATCAGTTCGCGTGTAATTTTCTTCTTGACTTTGTCCGGATACGCCATGTACCATTTTTGTAACCGGAGTTTTCCTTGTCGACTGAAAAGCAGCATAAAAAGCATCTGCGCAAATATGTGAAGATTTCGAATAGCGTTAGAATGACTCCCtcaaaattattattgaatGGATATTTACTTACCATGTCCGATTAATCAGACCAGAGATGAGCCGAAGACCGTCAGTCAACTAGCAAGTATGAATATGTCGGCTTGATGACGCGTTCTGAAAATAGATTCAATCACAACCCCTCCTTGTTTTGATTTTCAGAAGATATCCATAGGGAACGCGCTTGAACTAAATTAAAGTGTTGAAAAACTATAATTTTGTAACTTAGAAAACTTAATAaccttttttaataatttataataataatctataTTGTCCTAATATTTTTGCCTTTTAGATAGAAGGTTTGCTTGTCATCCATTGTGAACATAGCTTAACAGCTGGATGTCAATAATTTGCCAGCAAAGTTTCACCTCCCGTCAAAACAATTTGGGTCAGAAAATATAGTTTGATATGAGTAAACAAAGGAGTTGATAAAGTTTGTCCGTGTATTTCCTTTCTTAAATCATCAACATGAGCTCGATAATCAATTTGGCAATGAGTAAGACGTCTACATAATTTTTACCGCAATAAATCTAAGAAATTTTCCGGATATCAGCTCGTACCAGTGGGGATGGCATGGAACAGGAGCCTTCGTCGAAAGCGGAGAATTGTAATGTGGCACCAAAAAATACGACATTGAAAGTGGAACATACGTACAAAAAAGAAATTCCGGAGAGACGAGAATCAGAAAGTAAGAAACCCATAAAAATCCCTGGTAAGGACACCATCTACCGACCTGAATTCGACGAATCTGTGTCGTTGCCGCCAGTCATTCCAAAAGGTAAACTTGTCCTCATAATTCCGAGACTAGTGCATCGCAAGGACAAATCGCAGTCAACAACCAATAGGGAGCCACGTTTCATTCCGTTCGAGCCGTACAAGGCGGCCGTGAAACCAATCGTACCAGTGAAGCATAAGAAAATGCCACGACCGAATAAGAACCAGTTAGATATCAACGTGCTCGTTGAGCAAATGAGCAACATGAAAACGTCCGAGTTGAAGCTGAACGAGGGACCCAACAATGATTTGGAGACAACAAAAACGGTATTTGAGGAGGAAAAAGAAAGCTTACAAAAGGAAATTGAGGAATtgaaaaagcaacaggatcgaACGACGGCGCAGTTGAAGTTCCAGGTTCAGGTGAATTCGGAGCTGAAAAATTTGCTGGTGGCCGCGGTTGGTGAGGATTTACAGACGAGAGTTAATGTTCTCACTGAAGATAAACTGCAACTGGCTCGTGCGTTGCTGGACACTGCAAATAATTTGTCAACACACACTGTAAGTAAAAAGATGCTCGGAGTAATTTTATTAGTTACGAAGTCAAAACCTTTTGCTAACCTGTACTGAACCAATCCCAAACAATCACTGCAAATGTTTTGGCAGTTAGTTGATATCTTGTACAGCGGTTTCTGATTGTGCCCTCCACACCTCCAATTCAACAGTCCTTTGCCTTGTTTGGAAGCGAGTTATCATCCATTTCTACCATCCAAAAGTCACAAACTACTAGAACATACCACTTATTGCAGAAATAAACTGTATAACCTCATGCCCACAGTCCGAAGTGCGTAAAGTCACCTTTCACATTAAAAACAACTCTAGGAAGCCAAAAGTCTGGTGGAATCCTTCTCTAAAACCTTTTTTCGACGAAAAGCAACGTTACTACAAAGCCTTTTGTGCCATATTAAATTCAACTAGTTTTAGCTTATTCAAAAAAGCTTCAGAGGAATGAGAACGAAAAGTCCGGGAGACCAAGCGtcaacattcatcatcatcaacggcgcagcaaccggtacccggtctaggcctgccttaataaggaagtccagatattccagttttgcgccgaggtccaccaattcgatatccctaaaagctgtctaacgtcctgacctacgccatcgctccatctctgacagggtctgcctcgtcttcttttcctaccatagatattgcccttatagactttccgggctatggattaagtgacccgcccaccgtaacctattgagccggattttatccacaacctgacggtcatggtatcgctcatagatttcgtcgttaggtacgttacagaatcgtccatcctcatgtagggggccaaaaattcttcgcaggattcttctctcgaacgcggccaagagttcgtaatttgtcttgctaagaacccaagtctccgagaaatacatgaggactggcaagatcatagtcttgtacagtaagagctttgaccctatggtgagacgtttcgagcggaacagtttttgtaagctgtaagccgtgtgcggatttcatcatcgtaactgttatcggttgtgattttcgaccctagataggagaaattatcaacggtctcaaagttgtattctcctatctttattcttcccatttaatcagtggggtttgatgttgttagttggttggttttcgatgctgacgttgccaccatatattttgtcttgccttcattgatgtgcagcccaacatctcgcgtcgcctgctgatctggatgaaggcagtttgtacgtctagtcagcatagtccagtagttgggtgaacttaaagatgatcgtacttcttgcatttacctcagcatcacagatcactttctcgagggcgagattaaagaggacgcatgatagggcatccccttgtcgtagaccgttgttgatgtcgaatggtcttgagagtgatcctgctgcttttatctggcctcgcacattggtcagggtcagcctagtcagtcttattaatttcgtcggaataccgaattctctcatggttgtgtacagttttaccctggctatgctatcataggcggctttacagtcgatgaatagatggtgcaactgatgtccatattccaacagtttttctatcgcttgccgcagagtgaatatctgatctgtttctgatttgcctggagtgaagcctctttggtatgggccagtgatgttct
The window above is part of the Hermetia illucens chromosome 3, iHerIll2.2.curated.20191125, whole genome shotgun sequence genome. Proteins encoded here:
- the LOC119651262 gene encoding golgin-45; translated protein: MSSIINLAMTRTSGDGMEQEPSSKAENCNVAPKNTTLKVEHTYKKEIPERRESESKKPIKIPGKDTIYRPEFDESVSLPPVIPKGKLVLIIPRLVHRKDKSQSTTNREPRFIPFEPYKAAVKPIVPVKHKKMPRPNKNQLDINVLVEQMSNMKTSELKLNEGPNNDLETTKTVFEEEKESLQKEIEELKKQQDRTTAQLKFQVQVNSELKNLLVAAVGEDLQTRVNVLTEDKLQLARALLDTANNLSTHTEQIEYLAGQSEVWRSKFLASSVMVEELARWKADLSHKNTLLTKSNKQMLQLVSQTRNMIIDILRNLKFLARIRTLNIPTSNISDLSAECLNILQQLVLHSGIGMPENLDLDSLDSLTEAEKLAAQALENSSQHLISTDEAFKAIVEQAFHPNRSMYKIETSSNDGVTDNEHP
- the LOC119651264 gene encoding AP-1 complex subunit sigma-2 isoform X1, translating into MMLFMLLFSRQGKLRLQKWYMAYPDKVKKKITRELITTILARKPKMCSFLEWKDCKIVYKRYASLYFCCAIEQNDNELLTLEVIHRYVELLDKYFGSVCELDIIFNFEKAYFILDELLIGGEMQETSKKNVLKAIASQDLLQEDETPQGFFEDHGLG
- the LOC119651264 gene encoding AP-1 complex subunit sigma-2 isoform X2, with protein sequence MMLFMLLFSRQGKLRLQKWYMAYPDKVKKKITRELITTILARKPKMCSFLEWKDCKIVYKRYASLYFCCAIEQNDNELLTLEVIHRYVELLDKYFGSVCELDIIFNFEKAYFILDELLIGGEMQETSKKNVLKAIASQDLLQEDEAVEGALRDIGLL